A window of Burkholderiales bacterium contains these coding sequences:
- a CDS encoding glycosyltransferase, which produces MISVIIPVYNESCALPATLARLFAQGGDFEVIVVDGGSSDDTRELAMREPRVRLLVAPKGRALQMNAGAAMAKGTWLLFLHADT; this is translated from the coding sequence GTGATTTCGGTCATCATTCCGGTATACAACGAAAGCTGCGCGCTGCCAGCGACGCTCGCGCGCCTGTTCGCGCAAGGCGGCGATTTCGAAGTCATCGTCGTCGACGGCGGCAGCAGCGACGACACGCGCGAGCTGGCGATGCGCGAACCTCGCGTGCGTTTGCTGGTCGCACCTAAAGGGCGCGCGCTGCAAATGAACGCAGGCGCGGCGATGGCAAAGGGCACATGGTTGCTTTTTTTGCACGCCGACACCC